GAGCTGGAACGTGAATCAGCCAGGTAGATGGCGTCGTCCGGACCTGGTAAAGGAAATCAGGGAGCAGGATACTGACTGGACCCGATTCCTGGCAAGCCGTCCGAAAGATAGCTGGGATCCCAGGAAGTACCTGGAATACCGTCTTTTCTGGCCGTATTCTTCCGGGATCTTCGGTCAGTGGATGACTCACCAGATTGATACGGTACACTGGTTTACAGGTTTGAAACATCCACGTAGTGCTGTTGCAAACGGAGGAATTTATATGTGGAAAGATGGCCGTAAAAATGCAGATACCATTACTGCGGTATTTGATTATGGTCCGGATAATGATCCAACTTCAGGCTTCCAGGTACAATACAGTTCCCGCTTCTCCAATTCTGCTGGTGGCGTAAAGGAAATGTACTATTCCAATGGCGGTACTATTGATATCGATAAGAATAAGATCTCTCCAAACGGTGGTCTGACTGAACACGAAGCACAGGAAATGGGATTGCATGCAAACCTGCTGCCTGAAATGACACTGAGCAGTGGTGGTGCTTCTGCAGCAACCGGTGCAAATATGGGTGGCGATCCACTGACGAATGCGCATGTACGTAACTGGATGGAAAGTGTAAGAAGCAGGAAACAGGGGAATGCACCGATTGAGGCGGCTTATTCACATTCTATTGCGCTGATCATGGCGAATGCAGCTTATAGAACGGGCATGAAGGCCACGTTTGATGAGAACAAACAGGAGGTAATAGTAGGTGGTAAACCTTTTATTATATAATTGAGATTGAAAAGAAAAAAAATAGCTTCCGCCTGATGACGGAAGCTATTTTTTTGAGCCCTGGCCTGCGGCCGGCTTTATACAAATACTTCTACAATCTTCGTAGGCGCTACGTTCGCATTCCTCATCGCAATACTCCTTGCAGCCGTACTTGCAAATCCCATAAATGCCAGTTTGGTCGCATCCTCGCCACCCAGCATAGCTGGTACACCTTCATCCCCACCTTCACGAATACTCTGTACAATTGGAATCTGCCCCAGGAACGGAATCTCCAGGTCTTCTGCCAGGCGCTTACCACCATCTTTACCAAAGATGTAATACTTGTTGTTTGGCAGTTCAGCCGGTGTAAAATAAGACATGTTCTCCACCAGGCCGATGATCGGTACATTGATCTGTGGACCATCGAACATAGCAATACCTTTCTTCGCATCTGCCAGTGCCACATCCTGCGGAGTGGTCACAATCACAGCACCCGTCACCGGTACGGTTTGTACCAGGGTCAGGTGAATATCACCAGTGCCAGGAGGCATATCGATGACCAGGTAATCCAGGTCACCCCAGTGTACATCGGTGATGAATTGCTTGAGCGCGCTGCTGGCCATCGGACCACGCCAAACTACCGCCTGCTTCTCATCGATCAGTAAACCGATGGACATCAGCTTGATACCATGCTTCTCCAAAGGAACGATCATGCCCTTGCCGTCTACATTCGTCATCATTGGACGATGACCACGAACCCCAAACATAATAGGTACTGAAGGTCCGTAAATATCTGCATCCATCAACCCTACTTTGGCGCCGCCTTCACTCAGGGCGAGGGCCAGGTTGGCCGCTACAGTAGACTTACCTACGCCACCCTTTCCGGAAGCTACCACGATGATATTCTTCACCCCTGGCAGCAGGCTTTTTCCATCCTTACGGTTGGAGTTTACGTTGGCAGTCATATTTACATGCACTTCAGCATCTTTGCTTACCAGGTGATGGACAGCATTGATACAGGCATTTCTGATCAGATCTTTCAGTGGACAGGCAGGGGTAGTAAGCACAACAGTGAAGGTCACTTTATTCCCATCTATCTCAATGTCTTTCACCATGTTAAGCGTTACCAGGTCCTTCCCCAGATCAGGCTCTTCCACATTGCTCAAAGCCTTTAAAATCTGTTCCGTAGTGATCATAAATAGTTGTTAATTTTAATTCGAGGCTGTAAAGTTAACCTAATTGCTATTTACTTTGTCAGCGCTGTCCATAGTTTTTGTCAATTGCTTCCGTTCATCCATCTATATGTTCAGGAAAAACATTCCTATGGCTTATGTTTAATTCAAATCATTTATCTTAGAGGCGGCATGCACAAGAAGATTTCCTACATACTGTTTTCACTTTTGTTCCTACCTTTTCTGCTGAAAGCACAGTTTACGCAGTTCAGGGATAGTATCATCCAGATTTCTGGTATTACAATGACGGCAGATAGTCTCAGGGCCGTTCCTGCAGTGAGTATCCTCATCAAAGGACAGAACAGGGGTACCATCTCTAATTCGCAGGGTGTGTTCTCCATCGTGGCCTTTAAAGGTGATACACTGACCTTCTCTGCAATTGGTTATAAGAAGAAAAATTTCAGGATCCCGTTGGCACTGTCAGGTAATGCTTATTCCCTCCTGCAGCTCATGGTAGACGATACTACTTACCTGCCGGTAACGATCATCAAACCTTATCCTTCTAAAGAAGAGTTTGAAAAAGCATTTGTAAGTTCGGATATTCCTGATGACCAGTATGAACTGGCGAGAAGGAATACGGAGCAGGCGAAATTGAGGGCGGTTTCAAGATATGTGCCACCAGATGCTGCTGAGGCAACGAATATGTACTTCAACAGGCAGGCACAGAACCTGTATTATGCAGGACAGTTACCACCGCAGAATATTATGAACCCGCTGGCATGGGCACAGTTCATACAGGCCTGGAAGCGAGGGGATTTCAAGAGTGGAAGTAATAAATCATACGGATACGGGTATTAAAACTTAAAATAAATGAAACAGCCGCCTTCATCTCCTGAAGGCGGCTGTTTCATTTGGGGCAGCAAGCGGCGCTGAAAATGCATTTTCAATTTCTTATTCCCTTAAATTTGGCCAAATTCAATTCCATGTTCTCATCAAAAAAAATTGCCGTGATCGGTGCCGGCACCATGGGTAATGGCATCGCACACGTTTTCGCCCAAAACGATTTTACAGTTACCCTGATCGATGTATCTGCCCCTGCCCTGGAACGCGCACTCCAAACCATCGAAAAAAACCTCGACAGACAGGTAACCAAAGAAACGATCACTGCCGAAAAAAAAGCCCAAACCTTGCAAAACATTAGCACTGCTACCGATCTGGCAAATGGTGTAAAAAATGCGGACCTCGTAGTGGAAGCTGCCACCGAAAACACGGCCCTGAAACTGAAAATATTCCAGGACCTGGATCTGCATGCACAACCTGAGGCCATCCTCGCCACCAATACCTCCTCCATTTCCATCACGAAAATTGCTGCTGCCACCAAACGCCCTGGCAAGGTGATTGGGATGCACTTTATGAACCCCGTGCCCGTGATGAAACTGGTGGAGATCATCAATGGCTATGCTACCGAAAAAAGCGTGACCGATACCATCGTAGCGCTTTCTGAACAACTGGGTAAGGTGCCCTGTGTCGTGAACGATTACCCGGGCTTCATTGCCAACAGGATCTTAATGCCCATGATCAATGAAGCCATCAGTTCCCTCTACGAAGGGGTAGCCGGTGTGGCAGAAATTGATACCGTAATGAAACTGGGAATGGCACATCCGATGGGGCCTTTGCAACTAGCCGATTTCATCGGACTGGATGTATGCTTGTCTATTCTGCGGGTATTGCAGGATGGGTTTGGAAATCCGAAATATGCCCCTTGTCCGCTGCTGGTGAACATGGTAACTGCAGGCTACCTGGGAGTGAAAAGCGGGGAAGGATTTTATAAATACGGGAAGGGAAATAAGGATTTGGTTGTAAGTGATCGCTTTCAATAAAGTCTTAAAAAGATAAAGAAGGCCTTAAGCCTTCTTTATTTCTAATCCATGAATATCTTTTAGTTTCAACAGCGCCAGCTCTTCTACTGCTTTCGGGATCCCGATGTCCATATTACAGAACAGCTGTAACTCCTGTGCATACACGGTACAGTTCTGCTGTTTTACAATGATCATAATATCATTCAGGATGGTGTAGTCAAAAACCAGGTGATACTTTGCCTCCACATTCTTTTGCACCGCAGGTATGACCTGTAATACCATGGATGCGGACATTTTGTAGGCATTGATGAGGCCTGGCGCCCCCAGCAATGTACCGCCAAAGTAGCGCACGACCACTACCAGGGTATCCGTCAATCCCTTGCTGTCGATCTGCCCCAGTATTGGCTTTCCGGCAGTACCTGAAGGCTCGCCATCGTCGCTGGCGCGAAACTGTAATCCATCTGTACCCAGCCTGTAAGCAAAACAATGATGCGTAGCTTTGGGGTGTTCTTTCTTCACTTCCTGCAGGTACTCTTTGACCTGCTCCACCGATTTCACGGGCCATGCATAGGCCAGGAATTTGCTGCCCCTGTCCTTGAATTCAGCCCTTGCTGTTTTTTCTATAGTAAAATAAACTTCCATGCCTGGTTTGTTAAGGGGTATAATTGATCATGAGCAGGTTGTTCTGCTTCAGATCCGTCTTTATGCGCACATATTTTCTAATCTTACCTGCGGTGATTTTCATCACGGCGGTATTGGGAGGAATACTCCCCAAATTGTCTGCCAGTAATATCATCCGGTTCTCGCCCGGTTGGAGTGTAACTGATAATTTTTGCCTGCGTTTTAATACAGGAAAACCGCTTACAATGTATTTTTCATTCAGGCGAATGGAAATGCTGTCGCCATCTTCGGCGGCATCGTCCCACAGTTCCAGTTCTACATCACCTGTACCCACCGTGATCTGGTCCAGCAGGTTGTTACGACGTTCTATTACCCGCTTATCTACAGGTGGTGTAGGCGGTGCAGGTGGCTGCGGTTTTACTTTTCTATAAACCTGTGCTACCAGGAAAGTAGAATAGTAATTAGACTTATCACGAAAATCGTATACCGCTGCCAGGCTATCTGTTTTGATCCTGAAGGAGCCGGTGTTTGGCGGGAGCCTGCCGTAATTATCGGCAAAGAATCCCAGTATATTCATACCCGTATCCAGTTTCACCTGGAAGAGTGAGCCGCCGGGGCTTACATATTCTTTGTTCAGCAGGGTCTTACCATTGTGTACAAAGGTCACGGTGTCTTTGTCATCAACGTCTTCGTCTCTGATGAAAACGGGGATGATAGAATCGTAGACGGTGATCTTATCATAGACGCCGAAGTAAACCGAATCGCCTTCGGGATGCGCCATGCGCCGGGTATCCGGGCTTTGCCAGGGGATGTTATCTTTCTTCTTTAATAAGATGGGTTTCTTTGACAGCAGTTCACGCAGGTAATCTTTCATCATAGCATAGATCTCATCGTCATGATAGAAGCCCTGCATATATAATTCGAAAGAGTTGATCCACATCCTTTCTACAGAAAGACCATTGGGTTTAAAATCCAGGGTACCATTGAGGTACAGCATCCAGGCACCGATTTTAAAAGGGGCTTCTGAGATGGGATATTTATTTCGGCCAATGCCGAGTTCGTGGTCGTTCTTTTTACAAAGGAGTACTTCGTACGAACCGGAAAAGGAGCCATAATCAATTTTGAGGAGAGACGGATACAGCATTTTGTTGGTAGGTTCGCTGATCTGCCATTCCATACTAATGGTTTTGGAGCTGCCAGTGGGGGTATAGTCCATATGCCAGGTGCCGGTCCATTTATCACCCTGGCCCACTGCCTGCAGTGAGCAAAGAATGAATAACCATATGCATATAGGAGCCCTTAATTTGTACATGTTATTGTTCCCTGTGGTATGTAAATATATGATCGCCCTCTAGCGATATTTCTGTTGTTAACTTAGCATTTTTCAACCGGGGTGCCGACAATCCTCCGGGTAGGGTGATTGCCCCTCTGATCACTCTTGCCTCATCCCAGAGACCTTCTTCAATAAAACGGGTGAGGGTGGCTGCCCCTCCTTCCACGAGCACACTGAGTACGCGTTGTTCATGCAGTTCCTGCATCAGCTGTGCCAGGGTGTTGCCCCTGAAGAAGAAGGTAGGCTGACTGCCATCGTACAGGTGATGGGTAGCTGGCACTTTATGATGCGGGTCTATCACGATTCTCAGGGGGTCTTTGCCTGTCCAGAGGCGGTTATTGAGCCTTGGATTATCCATCACAGCGGTATGGCTGCCTACGAGGATGCTGCTTTCTTCTGTTCTCCAGCGATGTACCATCCTGTCGGTAAAGCGGTTGGAGATGCGCACAGGATGACCATCTTCTGTGCCCATATAGCCGGCCTGGCACTCGGCCCATTTTAATATGATATAGGGGCGTTTTTGTTCATGAAAAGTAAAGAAGCGGCTGTTAAGTTCCCTGCATTCGGCTTCCAGGATGCCGGTGTGTACGGCAATACCGGCATTTTCGAGGATGGCGATGCCTTTCCCGGCTACAGCACTGAAGGTGTCTACGCAACCGATGACTACTTTTGGGATCTTTTCGGCCACGATCAGGTTGGCGCAGGGGGGCGTTTTGCCATAGTGCGCGCAGGGCTCCAGGCTCACGTACATGGTGGCAGCTGGAATGAGGTGGCGATCGGCTTCTTTTACAGAATTGATACAATTCACTTCGGCATGCGCCTGCCCGTATACCTTATGGTATCCCTCTCCTATTATTCTGCCTTCGTGTACGAGTACAGCACCTACCATTGGGTTTGGGGCGACATGGCCTGCTCCCAGGGTGGCGAGGTGAATACAACGAAGCATGAAAAATTCATCTGTATGGCGGTCCATGGTCGTGTTTGTATCTTTACTTTTGCAGGGAATGTGGTTCCGGAGTGCAGGAAGCGTATCCTTTGCAATGTTTGTATCCTTACTTTTGCTGGCAGGAATGTCGCCCTGGAGTGCAGGAAGCGTATCCTTTGCAATGTTTGTATCCTTACTTTTGCCTGCAAAAATATCGTTTACGCCGGGAATTTCCCTTTTTTATACCACAGCTTATGACCATTCAGGTTGCATTTATACAGATCATTCAGGCCCTAAGCCCCATCCATGGCGATCGGGAGGCTGCCAGTATTGCCCATATATTAATGGAGCATATCACCGGCCTTGGCAAAATGGACAGGATCGTTTATAAAGACAGGGAACTCACTGAGGATCAGGCAGATCGCTTTCAGAAAGGCCTGGATGCCCTGCTCAGGAATGAGCCGGTGCAATATGTGACAGGAACGGGCTGGTTTTATGGCATGGAACTGCAGGTGACCCCGGATGTATTGATTCCAAGACCGGAAACGGAGGAACTGGCGGAGTGGATTATTGAAGATGTGAAGAAAGCGGGCAAGCAACCAGGAAACCAGGAAACGGGGCTCGAAATGCAGGGAAGAATATTGGATACAGGTAAAAGAATTGTAACAGGATTGCACCCCAGCATCCTGGACATTGGCACAGGCAGTGGCGCCATTCCATTAGCTATCAAGAAAAACCTCCCGTCAGCTGCTGTAAGCGCCATTGACATTAGTGCCGGCGCCCTGGAAGTGGCAAAGGCAAATGCAAAGAAATTATCACTGGATGTTAATTTTTCATTGGTGGATGTATTGGATGTAAATGCAACTGCTGCGCTACCAATATTTGATATTATAGTAAGCAATCCTCCTTATATCTGTGAACAGGAGCGTGCCGGCATGCAGGAGCAGGTACTGGATTATGAACCCAATATTGCCTTGTTTGTACCGGATCATGATCCCCTTCGTTTTTACCGGAGGATAGGTGAACTGGCGCAGGAGAAGTTGGCACCCGGAGGTGGATTATATTTTGAGATCAATGAGGCGTATGGAGCGGAGACTGTGAAATTGCTGGAAGAGCAGGGATATGTGGAGGTGGTACTGAAGCAGGATCTTTTTGGGAAAGACAGGATGGTGAAGGCGAAGAAACTTTAAGGAACGAAACTTTAAAATGAAAGGCCTTCAGGATGTAACGCTGAAAATGAAGCGTCGCGGATGGAAATTTAAAGAACGAAACCTTAAAAATGAAATCCGACGCCACCAGCTTTAACATTATCCTTTTAAAACTGCTCCTCCAATGCAGAATATTTGATACCACCAACCTACCACCTGCAGGTAGCTTAAACTAGAAATCATTTCATAGACAGGTATTTTGAATTGATAATCAATACCTAAATGGTAATTACGATATGAGTTCTAATATTACTTCTCAACTGGCAAAAAAACGGCTCCGGAACTTAATTGCTCCGGAGCCGTTTGAATTTCGTATTGGTATACATGTTAGTCCTAATTCGTTTCAGGCGGTTTTGTAGTCGCCAATACAACCCTGGCTCCTATTTCACGCGCTATCTCCATAATAGACACCACATCCTCTACCGGAACTGATTTTTCTGCATTTACCACAATCGTAGGATCTACCTCTTTCGAATCCCGTGCAATGGATGCCGCCAACATCTGCTTCAGGCTTCCAAAGGCGACCTTGTTAGTACCTACAAAGAATTCTCTCTTATCATTAATGCTGACAACCACCGTCTGTTTAGACTTGGTATTGCTCTTTGCCTTTGGCAAAGTCAGCTTGATTACGTTTGGATTCGCCAATGTGGATACGATCAGGAAGAAGAGCAGCAGAATGAACAAGATGTCATTCAGCGCCCCGCTGTGCATCTCCACATGATTTTTATTTCTTCTGTTGCGTAAGTTCATAAGCTTGATTATCTGGTTGGCTCCTGTAAAATATCGATAAACTCAGCAGAAGCAGCTTCCATTTTATTGATAGTCTTGTCTATCTGCGCATTCAGGAAGCTGTAGCCGATATAGGCCACCAGACCGATAATCAGACCCGTTGCAGAAGTGATCATCTTCACATAGATACCACCGGCAATTGTACCCAGGGTGATATCGGAAGTGATAGAGATATTAAAGAAGGTCTGGATCATACCGGCGATGGTACCCAGGAATCCGAACATAGGCGCAATACCGGAGATAATAGAAAGGATCACGAGGTTCTTTTCCATTTTATATATTTCCAGCTTACCTACATTCTCCATAGACTTTTCAATGCTCTCGATCGGCTTACCTATACGCTGGATGCCTTTGTCGATCATACGGGCAATAGGGCTGTTAGTGTTCTTTGATAAAGAACGTGCAGCCTGGATGTTGCCATTGGAGATATGATCACGGATCATCGGCATGAAATTATCTTCCAGTTTACCAGCTTTGGAGATGGTGAGATACCTTTCTACAAAGGAGAAAACGGCGATAACAGAGAGAATCCCCAGAGGGATCATGAGTACGCCCCCCTTTGCCAGCAGGTCTAATAACCTGATATGCTGATCGGCAGCGGCAACTGCTTCGGTGCCGGCAGCCACTGTATCGGGCTTGGGCGATAATAAGGAATCCTGGAGTAATGTTACTAATCCTAAGAGCATGAATAAAATTTTAACCTTGCAAAAGTATTACATCAAATGCAACAAGCGGGGAAAGATACCAATATTATGTAAACATTTAACGTATATGTTCTTAAAATATTATCCCCATTGTTAATGAGTAGTGAATACAATCCGGTACCTGATTGTTTCAGCAACAGGATTGCCAATCACTATCAGCGATTTCTATGCCAGATGCAATCAGGCCTTCTCCTCCCACACCTGTGCAAGGTGTACAATCGTCTGCACCGCCTTCTGCATATCCTGTATGCTCACATATTCTGACTTGCCATGCAGGGCCATTTCACCCGTGAAAATATTTGGACAGGGTAATCCCATAAAGGAAAGACGGGAACCATCAGTACCACCCCGAATGATCATTTTCAGTGGCGCTACCCCTGCCCTGCGGATCGCTTCTTCAGCATAATCAGTTACCTGCGGATGCAGGTTCAGCACCTCTTTCATATTGCGGTACTGCTCCGTAACAGTCAGTTTCGCACTGGCAGTGGGATATTTCGCCATCACCTTATCCAGGATATTTTGCAGGAAATCTGCATGGTCTTTTAGTTTGGCAGTCACGAAATCACGCAGGATGAAATCGATCTCCGCATGTTCTACAATACCACTTACCCTTACCGGGTGAATGAAGCCCTGGCGATCTTCGGTCATTTCCGGAGAGAGACCATCTTTAGGCAGTGCATCTACGATTTCCGCAGCTATCTTGATAGCACTCACCAGTTTATCTTTTGCGGTACCCGGGTGTACGCTCACTCCTTCGATCACGATCTTTGCAGCATCTGCACTGAAGCTCTCATCTTCCAGTGAACCCAGTTCCCCGCCATCCATTGTATAACCAAAGCTGGCCCCGAGTTTCACCATATCGAGTTTTTCCACACCGCGGCCTACTTCTTCATCAGGTGTGAAGAGGATGCGGATCCTGCCATGTTTGATCTCAGGATGTGTGATCAGGTAATGGGCAGCATCCATGATCTCTGCTACACCGGCCTTGTCATCGGCGCCCAGCAGGGTATTGCCGGCAGCAGTGATGATATCGTCTCCTTTTTTGGAGGCAAGGTATGGGTGAAGGGCAGCTTTGATAACGGTGTTATCTTCCGGCAGTTCGATGTCGCTGCCATCATAATGCATGTGGATGATCGGCTTTACCCCTGTGCCACTGCAATCGCTGCTCGTATCCATGTGGGAGCAGAAACAGATAACAGGAACATCTTTGGTGGTGTTAGATGGGATGGTGGCAAATACATAGCCATGTTCATCCATTTCAACATCGGAGATACCTATTTCATGCAGTTCCTGTACAAGCAGGCGACCGAGGTCCTTTTGTTTTTCTGTGGAAGGAAAACTCTTGCTCAGTGGATCTGATTGCGTATCTATCTGGACGTAGCGCAGGAAGCGCTCGGTAACGGTGTATTTGTAATTATTGAACATAGTGCAAACCTAAGAAATAGTGAGAAAAGAGAAATGTACTATTTGACACTGAGCTTTATTGTATTTTCAGAACAAACAAACATATTTATTCTATATTAAAGAACAATAATCCAATTTAAATATATTTATTAGTTCATTTTATCTTTATTCATAGGTTTGTATAGAAATTTGTACTGCGGAATGGAACCGTGTGCAAATCACGGGCTGACGCGCAACTGTAAATGACGGTGTTCCCGTTCCAAGCCAGATACTTGTCGCAGGCAGATATTTTTAACATTTTAAATGACAGCAAGTATGCAAACCAACGTTCCCGGCTATCCGCGTATTGGTAGCAATAGAGAATTAAAGAAAGCAAACGAAGCCTACTGGGCGGGCAGGATCTCCCTGGAGAAATTGCAGATGACAGCCCGGCAGCTTCGCCGGCAGAATTGGGAAACCCTGCGTGATGCAGGTGTTGACCTGATCCCTTCCAATGACTTTTCTTATTATGACCAGGTACTGGATATGTGTATTATGACCAATACCATTCCTGCCAGGTTTCATGGGCTGAAAGCCACACAGATCACGGCCAGCAGCCCTGAGCTGTACTTTGGCATGGCCCGCGGATACCAAAAAAATGGGTTTGATCTCACCGCCATGGAAATGACAAAATGGTTTGATACCAATTATCATTACCTGGTACCTGAATTTGATGGTACACAAAATTTTGAACTGGCGTATAATAAGGCCCTGGAAGAATTTGAGGAAGCAAAAGCATTGGGCATTCATACCAAACCTGTGATCATCGGGCCTGTGAGCTTTTTGCTCTTAGGTAAAATTAAAGAGGAGCCATTGCAGGTGGCAGACCTGCTGGACAAATTATTGCCTGTTTATATTTCCCTGCTGCAATCACTGGAGAAAGCTGGTGCTACCTGGATTCAGATCGATGAACCCACGCTGGTACTGGATTTAACACCACAGCAACAGGCATTGTTCCAGTATGCATATAATAAAATTGCCGCCGTTCTTTCATCTGCAAAATTGTTACTGACCACCTACTTCGGCAGCCTGCAGGATAATACTGCATTGACTTTACAGCTACCCGTACATGCATTGCACATTGACCTGGTGAGGGCTCCGGAACAACTGGAGCGGGTATTAAACCTGATACCCAAACACCTGCAACTCTCGCTGGGTGTAGTGAATGGCCGGAATATCTGGAAGAATAATTATGAGCAAAGTGTCGCTTTGATTGAACAAGCTATTGAGGTAATAGGTGAAGAAAGAATATTGATTGCTGCTTCCTGTTCATTGCTGCATACCCCTTATGATCTGGACCTGGAAGAGCTGACACCACAGTTTAAAAACTGGATGGCGTTTGCAAAGCAGAAGGTGTATGAAGTAGTGGATCTGGCAAAGATCCTGTCAGGTAACCAGGATCTTCTGCTTGTGAATAAAGCAGCAATGCAGGATAGGGCCACCGCTTCCATCATTCACAAACCAGCTGTAAAAGCAAGGCTGGCGGCATTGACAGCGGCAGATGCACATCGTACAAGTGAATTTACCATTCGTCAGCAGGCGCAGGAAGCTGTGTTGAAACTACCATTGTTCCCGACTACTACCATTGGTTCATTTCCACAAACTGAAGACATTCGCAAACTACGTGCAGATGTGAAGAAAGGTGTGATCACCCGGGAGGCATATGATGTAGCGATCCGTAATGCGATTGGAGAGTCCGTGCAACTGCAGGAAAGCCTTCATATTGATGTGTTGGTGCATGGAGAATTTGAGCGGAATGATATGGTGGAATATTTTGGAGAACAGCTGGAAGGCTTTGTGTTTACGAAGAATGGCTGGGTGCAGAGTTATGGATCTCGCTGTGTAAAACCACCGGTTATATATGGAGATGTATCCCGCCCCCTGCCAATGACGGTAGAATGGAGTAGTTATGCACAATCGCTGACACGCAAGCCTATGAAGGGAATGCTGACAGGACCGGTCACGATTTTGCAATGGTCATTTGTGAGAGATGATCAACCCAGAGCTGATACTACTTTGCAGATTGCACTCGCTATCAGGGATGAGGTGAATGACCTGGAGAAGACGGGTATCAGGGTGATCCAGGTAGATGAACCTGCCATCAGGGAGGGCCTGCCATTGCGAAGGGCTGATTGGCCGGCGTACCTGGAATGGGCAGTAAAAGCCTTTAGGGTAGCGGTTTCCGGGGTAGAAGATGCCACGCAGATCCATACGCATATGTGTTATTCCGAGTTCAATGATATCATTGATAGTATTGCGGCAATGGATGCAGATGTGATTACAATAGAGACTTCGAGATCACAGATGGAATTGCTGGAGGTGTTTGCAACATTCAGGTATCCTTATGAAATTGGGCCTGGGGTGTATGATATACATTCGCCAAGAGTGCCTACGGTAGCGGAAATGACGGGATTGTTGGAGAAAGCGGTGCAGTTATTACCAGCGAGGAATATTTGGGTGAATCCGGATTGCGGATTGAAGACGAGGAAGTGGCCGGAGACGGAGCAGGCATTGCGGAATATGGTAACGGCTGCGGCGCAAATGAGAGTGGCGGTTCAACAAGTGGTTTGATGTCATTTCGTATCTTTATGAAATGGCAGAACATGAAACCGTCAGCTGTCCACGCTGCAACAAAGCATTTGAATGCCGGGTCGGATCTATTCTTCGCTGCCAATGCCAGGAGGTAACGCTGAATGAGGAAGAACGTATCTACATCGCTGAACACTATGCCGGTTGCCTTTGTGCATCCTGCATGCA
This window of the Chitinophaga sancti genome carries:
- the prmC gene encoding peptide chain release factor N(5)-glutamine methyltransferase, translated to MTIQVAFIQIIQALSPIHGDREAASIAHILMEHITGLGKMDRIVYKDRELTEDQADRFQKGLDALLRNEPVQYVTGTGWFYGMELQVTPDVLIPRPETEELAEWIIEDVKKAGKQPGNQETGLEMQGRILDTGKRIVTGLHPSILDIGTGSGAIPLAIKKNLPSAAVSAIDISAGALEVAKANAKKLSLDVNFSLVDVLDVNATAALPIFDIIVSNPPYICEQERAGMQEQVLDYEPNIALFVPDHDPLRFYRRIGELAQEKLAPGGGLYFEINEAYGAETVKLLEEQGYVEVVLKQDLFGKDRMVKAKKL
- a CDS encoding ExbD/TolR family protein, with the translated sequence MNLRNRRNKNHVEMHSGALNDILFILLLFFLIVSTLANPNVIKLTLPKAKSNTKSKQTVVVSINDKREFFVGTNKVAFGSLKQMLAASIARDSKEVDPTIVVNAEKSVPVEDVVSIMEIAREIGARVVLATTKPPETN
- a CDS encoding MotA/TolQ/ExbB proton channel family protein, whose amino-acid sequence is MLLGLVTLLQDSLLSPKPDTVAAGTEAVAAADQHIRLLDLLAKGGVLMIPLGILSVIAVFSFVERYLTISKAGKLEDNFMPMIRDHISNGNIQAARSLSKNTNSPIARMIDKGIQRIGKPIESIEKSMENVGKLEIYKMEKNLVILSIISGIAPMFGFLGTIAGMIQTFFNISITSDITLGTIAGGIYVKMITSATGLIIGLVAYIGYSFLNAQIDKTINKMEAASAEFIDILQEPTR
- the pepT gene encoding peptidase T; the encoded protein is MFNNYKYTVTERFLRYVQIDTQSDPLSKSFPSTEKQKDLGRLLVQELHEIGISDVEMDEHGYVFATIPSNTTKDVPVICFCSHMDTSSDCSGTGVKPIIHMHYDGSDIELPEDNTVIKAALHPYLASKKGDDIITAAGNTLLGADDKAGVAEIMDAAHYLITHPEIKHGRIRILFTPDEEVGRGVEKLDMVKLGASFGYTMDGGELGSLEDESFSADAAKIVIEGVSVHPGTAKDKLVSAIKIAAEIVDALPKDGLSPEMTEDRQGFIHPVRVSGIVEHAEIDFILRDFVTAKLKDHADFLQNILDKVMAKYPTASAKLTVTEQYRNMKEVLNLHPQVTDYAEEAIRRAGVAPLKMIIRGGTDGSRLSFMGLPCPNIFTGEMALHGKSEYVSIQDMQKAVQTIVHLAQVWEEKA
- the metE gene encoding 5-methyltetrahydropteroyltriglutamate--homocysteine S-methyltransferase codes for the protein MQTNVPGYPRIGSNRELKKANEAYWAGRISLEKLQMTARQLRRQNWETLRDAGVDLIPSNDFSYYDQVLDMCIMTNTIPARFHGLKATQITASSPELYFGMARGYQKNGFDLTAMEMTKWFDTNYHYLVPEFDGTQNFELAYNKALEEFEEAKALGIHTKPVIIGPVSFLLLGKIKEEPLQVADLLDKLLPVYISLLQSLEKAGATWIQIDEPTLVLDLTPQQQALFQYAYNKIAAVLSSAKLLLTTYFGSLQDNTALTLQLPVHALHIDLVRAPEQLERVLNLIPKHLQLSLGVVNGRNIWKNNYEQSVALIEQAIEVIGEERILIAASCSLLHTPYDLDLEELTPQFKNWMAFAKQKVYEVVDLAKILSGNQDLLLVNKAAMQDRATASIIHKPAVKARLAALTAADAHRTSEFTIRQQAQEAVLKLPLFPTTTIGSFPQTEDIRKLRADVKKGVITREAYDVAIRNAIGESVQLQESLHIDVLVHGEFERNDMVEYFGEQLEGFVFTKNGWVQSYGSRCVKPPVIYGDVSRPLPMTVEWSSYAQSLTRKPMKGMLTGPVTILQWSFVRDDQPRADTTLQIALAIRDEVNDLEKTGIRVIQVDEPAIREGLPLRRADWPAYLEWAVKAFRVAVSGVEDATQIHTHMCYSEFNDIIDSIAAMDADVITIETSRSQMELLEVFATFRYPYEIGPGVYDIHSPRVPTVAEMTGLLEKAVQLLPARNIWVNPDCGLKTRKWPETEQALRNMVTAAAQMRVAVQQVV
- a CDS encoding cysteine-rich CWC family protein, which translates into the protein MAEHETVSCPRCNKAFECRVGSILRCQCQEVTLNEEERIYIAEHYAGCLCASCMQVMKEQYRLEQLQKR